Within the Anoplopoma fimbria isolate UVic2021 breed Golden Eagle Sablefish chromosome 21, Afim_UVic_2022, whole genome shotgun sequence genome, the region GCGAGGGCATTAATTGATGAAGGTGTCTTGAGACTgcacctcccctctctgtcGTTTTATTTGTGGCTTAACCAGCAGCCAGAATAGCAGCTGCATTTTTAGCTCTtattctgtttctctctctctctctctctctctctttctccctcccctccacactcacaactccctctccctccctctccttccctccctccctctctctctctctctcttctcgtTATTTTATCCCTCTGGCTGAGGCAGTGGTGTACACCTACCCCTCATCCTGCTGCCGACCAGAGGGGAGTGGAGCCGGCAGAGGCaggtagcagcagcagctccggCTTGGTGGACGCATCCATCCCGTCGCATTCCTCCACCATGCCGAACTGGAGCAAGAGGCGACGAGTGGATGCTGTCAGATCATTCATATTAGACACCGGCAGCTCCATTTAAGTCTGCATGTCAAAGTTTGTATTTTCATGACGCAGCAGCAGTGTCGGCAGTGTGGATGGATTAAAGGTATGACCAGGATGCCTTAATCGCAGCCCCAAAATGCCATTTACTGGTAAAGCCATAACACACTGAGAGAGTGGATTGATACATTGGATACATAAAAACATGGGAGACCTGAAGAGTGGCTTTGAGGAAATGCAAGGAGTGAGATTGGGATACCTGCTCATCAAAGGcaagcaaatgtttgctttgtctCAGGTCTTCACCGACCTGCTGAAGAACATCCCTCGGACCACGGTGCACAAACGCATGGACCACCTGAATGTGAAGAAGCACCACTGTGacctggaggagctgaggaagCTCAAAGCAATAAACTCTATAGCTTTCCACGCCGCTAAATGCACGCTGATATCTCGGGAGGACGTGGAGGCTCTGTATGTCTCCTGCAAGACGGAGAGGGTGTTGAAGTCCAACAAAAGGAAAGCGAAAGCTGTGTGTGTCCCCGGGGACCAGGACGCATCCCGGGGACTCCTCTGCACCGACAACGAGCTGTGGAAGGAAaaagtttggtttagtttgcaCGGCGTCCCGGAGACTCTGTCACTGCACAGCAAACCgggcaggaggagagagctgaCCCCTTGCCTTACCGACTCCAAACTACCTCAATTCCACGACAAAACCCAAGAACAGGAGTGCAGTTCTGTGACAAAGTCCAttcacaaacactttaaaaactatgaaacagagaaaatcgCAGGGAACCGGGTCACTCCGAGCCAAAGGCATTCGTTTTTAGCTGCTCAGTCCAGGCTCTCGAGCTCAGCCTGCGACCTACTtcacaagaggaagaggaggcgcGAGGGGGTGGCAGGGACGGCGCGAGGCACTCGTGGAGCAGGAGCAGGCACGCGCACCAGCACGCACTGCTCGTTCAGCCCAAATCAGCTCACGGTGCGTCTTTTGGCTCTTTCCACCTGGGTCCGGATTTCTATCTTGACCCCAGAcctcaccatcaccaccaccaccagcatcaccatcaccaccaccaccaccaccaccagcaccaccagcagcaccagcagcaggacGAGCAGCCCAGTTTCCAGGAGAGCTGCAGCAGCGACACCGAGTCCAGTATCTACTCGGACCGGGCCTACCCAGATTCGGACTTTGGATCCGGCCTctccagcaccaccagcagcaacaactcTGGGAGCTccgaggaggaggatgatgaagaagatgaagaagatgggGAGgtgggtgaggatgaggatgacaCGCAGTCAGAGAGTTCAGAGGTCAGctcagatgaggaggagagctcGTCTCAGTCCGACTCCAGCTCGGTTTCTAGCCGCGTTTCGGTGCAGAGCATTCGGTTCCGACGGGCCAGGGTCGGAGCTCTCAAAGGTCTCAACACCAGCAAAGCACCTTTGGTCCTGCAGCCTACGTTTCACTACAACAACCAGCATCCACAAGAGAAACAGCACAGGACACTGGGCCATGTCTACCCTCCACACACAGGGGAGAAACGTCAGAAATGTGACTTTATATCCAGTAAATCTACACTCGACTTTGGACCTTTACAGCCACCAAAATTCATGGGGGAGAGCTTTTTCACTGAGTC harbors:
- the skida1 gene encoding LOW QUALITY PROTEIN: SKI/DACH domain-containing protein 1 (The sequence of the model RefSeq protein was modified relative to this genomic sequence to represent the inferred CDS: inserted 1 base in 1 codon), with the protein product MGDLKSGFEEMQGVRLGYLLIKGKQMFALSQVFTDLLKNIPRTTVHKRMDHLNVKKHHCDLEELRKLKAINSIAFHAAKCTLISREDVEALYVSCKTERVLKSNKRKAKAVCVPGDQDASRGLLCTDNELWKEKVWFSLHGVPETLSLHSKPGRRRELTPCLTDSKLPQFHDKTQEQECSSVTKSIHKHFKNYETEKIAGNRVTPSQRHSFLAAQSRLSSSACDLLHKRKRRRXGGGRDGARHSWSRSRHAHQHALLVQPKSAHGASFGSFHLGPDFYLDPRPHHHHHHQHHHHHHHHHHQHHQQHQQQDEQPSFQESCSSDTESSIYSDRAYPDSDFGSGLSSTTSSNNSGSSEEEDDEEDEEDGEVGEDEDDTQSESSEVSSDEEESSSQSDSSSVSSRVSVQSIRFRRARVGALKGLNTSKAPLVLQPTFHYNNQHPQEKQHRTLGHVYPPHTGEKRQKCDFISSKSTLDFGPLQPPKFMGESFFTESKREKAFFEADPIRVDHMDEPAPYSRTHTRFKAFNPLCRTQGHPTKCHQWDQVKDAKSHRCSDKREVKNLKCPTPMKKIKTEPEELSVTAAPSSESGRTTRTPPFNLHNVKVKVEESWDEYEYQSQLVKCKGDNKTERDFFFNSGIKATEKSPDVAPRSPCGPQEYRSTQDTPCILQGEHRNKSCRVRVLGSKKNQVSRMQSKLNVPRVNKTAFFSSSSSSSSSSSPCSSSSRPSEEVSVKPSRRRRIASSAPVKMPFSLIANFPSPPSLVVGSDGDLCPASSLNSLRAPGPPPPSHPVWRWQPGGQILPPPLPQRTRKY